The following coding sequences are from one Eucalyptus grandis isolate ANBG69807.140 chromosome 11, ASM1654582v1, whole genome shotgun sequence window:
- the LOC104452422 gene encoding uncharacterized protein LOC104452422, whose amino-acid sequence SSGLCSLQARTFYGLSCFRILKRLSLLSSRTGIFVGEGKVIHFTRGAGHEIGRGTVLDRIILKSCPNPLVGTECQICGDQSRLDGVISSCIDCFLSGGNLYLFEYGVSPVFYLASARGGTCTLAKSDPPEDVLHRASYLLQNGFGGYNLSNNNCEDFAIYCKTGLLVVTASSGGRSGQAAAFQAASTAVGSSPLRYLTTRVTGLAVGGLVSYGRYCISRLVSDIGFHHDVVKVPVERLVDQSHLCDPQAAVDIPTPSRIVIAEID is encoded by the coding sequence TCGTCCGGATTATGTTCTTTACAAGCACGTACCTTCTATGGACTTAGCTGCTTTCGCATACTGAAAAGATTGTCACTTTTGAGTTCGCGAACAGGAATATTCGTTGGTGAAGGGAAGGTTATTCACTTCACTCGAGGGGCAGGACACGAAATCGGCAGGGGTACTGTGTTAGACCGCATCATTTTGAAATCATGTCCCAATCCTCTCGTCGGCACTGAATGCCAGATATGCGGAGATCAGTCGAGGCTTGATGGTGTCATCTCTTCCTGCATCGACTGCTTCCTTTCAGGTGGAAACCTCTACCTCTTTGAGTACGGCGTGTCCCCTGTTTTCTATCTTGCTAGCGCTCGAGGAGGGACTTGCACACTTGCGAAATCCGACCCCCCTGAAGATGTGCTTCACCGTGCCTCTTACCTCCTCCAGAATGGCTTTGGAGGCTACAATCTTTCCAACAACAACTGTGAGGACTTTGCTATCTACTGTAAAACAGGTCTGCTTGTAGTGACAGCAAGTAGTGGAGGCCGAAGTGGGCAAGCAGCAGCTTTTCAGGCTGCTTCAACTGCTGTCGGGTCCTCTCCACTTAGATACTTGACGACCCGTGTTACTGGTCTGGCAGTTGGTGGTCTGGTGAGTTATGGCAGGTATTGCATCAGTCGTTTGGTCTCTGACATTGGGTTTCACCATGATGTGGTTAAAGTACCGGTCGAAAGACTTGTGGATCAATCTCATTTATGTGATCCCCAAGCTGCTGTGGATATTCCCACTCCCAGTCGTATTGTCATAGCCGAGATTGACTAA